A DNA window from Bdellovibrio sp. BCCA contains the following coding sequences:
- a CDS encoding UDP-N-acetylmuramoyl-L-alanyl-D-glutamate--2,6-diaminopimelate ligase, with product MKLNQLFSVFSGLPEESLPQDVELSGIFNDARMVVPGSVFVAIRGSKLDGHSFIHDAIAKGAAALVVEDRTTVPTEFSGFVLQVPNTREALDILASRFYLDPGQELFCVGVTGTNGKTSVTYMTEAILNEGRIPTGVIGTVNHHLGDKVWPSEMTTPDPIFLQKRLREFRSEGALAVAMEVSSHALDQKRVDSVPFNTVIFTNLTRDHLDYHGTMDHYLEAKQRLFTDLLWKTEKRPCYAIINTADKYGRRLRVADPAVLWTYGASDSDIRYEILKMDFALTHFKVQTPLGEGEVHLPMSGIHNVMNALAALGAGLSAGLPLSVCISALNKFTGVPGRLQSVPNDQNLSIFVDYAHSPDALENVLTAIRTVRENLKSSARIWTIFGCGGDRDKGKRPLMAQMSLKYSDQVVITSDNPRTEDPQAIIKDILVGVAGADKAKTSVIVDRKEAIHQTIQKAQPGDVILIAGKGHEDYQIIGKDKFPFSDVKVAEEALQGR from the coding sequence ATGAAGCTAAACCAATTATTTTCTGTCTTTTCTGGCCTTCCTGAAGAGTCTCTTCCGCAAGATGTAGAGCTCTCTGGGATTTTTAACGATGCGCGCATGGTTGTGCCGGGATCGGTTTTTGTTGCAATTCGCGGCAGCAAGCTTGATGGACATAGTTTTATTCACGATGCGATCGCCAAAGGAGCGGCAGCTCTTGTTGTCGAAGATCGCACTACGGTTCCTACAGAGTTTTCTGGTTTTGTTTTGCAAGTTCCTAATACGCGCGAGGCTTTGGATATTTTAGCGAGTCGGTTTTATCTCGATCCAGGCCAGGAACTTTTCTGTGTCGGTGTGACGGGAACCAACGGAAAAACTTCTGTGACTTACATGACAGAAGCGATTTTAAACGAGGGCCGTATTCCTACCGGAGTGATCGGAACTGTGAATCATCATTTAGGCGATAAAGTTTGGCCTTCGGAGATGACAACACCGGATCCCATCTTTTTGCAAAAGCGTTTACGTGAGTTTCGTTCTGAGGGAGCACTGGCCGTGGCGATGGAAGTCTCCTCACACGCTTTGGATCAGAAGCGCGTTGATAGTGTTCCCTTTAACACCGTGATCTTTACAAATCTCACACGCGATCATCTCGATTATCACGGCACCATGGATCACTATCTTGAAGCCAAGCAAAGGCTTTTCACGGATCTTTTGTGGAAGACGGAAAAGCGTCCTTGTTACGCCATAATCAACACGGCAGATAAATATGGCCGCCGATTGCGCGTGGCAGACCCGGCAGTTCTTTGGACTTATGGAGCCAGTGATTCTGACATTCGCTATGAAATTCTAAAAATGGATTTCGCGCTGACGCATTTTAAAGTGCAAACTCCCTTGGGAGAAGGTGAAGTTCATCTGCCGATGTCAGGAATTCACAACGTGATGAATGCATTAGCGGCTTTGGGCGCAGGGCTTTCTGCGGGATTGCCTTTGTCAGTTTGTATTTCGGCGCTTAATAAATTCACCGGAGTGCCAGGACGTTTGCAGTCTGTTCCGAACGATCAAAATCTTTCTATTTTTGTGGATTATGCGCATTCTCCGGATGCTCTGGAAAATGTTCTAACGGCGATTCGCACTGTGCGTGAGAATTTAAAATCTTCTGCACGCATCTGGACAATCTTTGGTTGCGGCGGAGATCGCGATAAAGGCAAGCGTCCTTTGATGGCACAGATGTCTTTAAAATACTCTGACCAAGTCGTGATCACTTCGGACAATCCGCGCACCGAAGATCCGCAAGCGATTATCAAAGATATTTTGGTTGGAGTCGCGGGGGCTGATAAAGCCAAGACTTCCGTGATCGTGGATCGCAAGGAAGCCATTCATCAAACTATTCAAAAAGCTCAACCTGGCGATGTCATTCTCATCGCAGGCAAAGGGCACGAAGATTATCAGATTATAGGCAAAGACAAATTTCCTTTTAGCGACGTGAAAGTGGCAGAAGAGGCTTTGCAAGGGAGATAA
- a CDS encoding alpha/beta hydrolase, with amino-acid sequence MRQLGKIHCQEINNDDNAPWVLFFHGFGADCNDLFSLGEMISTKQTYNWLFPNGILEVPIGPAWMGRAWWTIDMMEIQRAAERGEHRDFSNDTPKGLPKAYDAAMEMIRQLKVPWNQIVLGGFSQGAMLATELYLRAPETPKGLVIMSGTLLHQEEWKKLAPNRAGQRFFQSHGEMDPVLGIKQARQLETLLTQAGMKGSLQSFRGGHEIPTQTIMKIGEYLNNI; translated from the coding sequence ATGAGACAACTCGGAAAGATACATTGCCAAGAAATAAATAATGACGATAACGCGCCTTGGGTGCTCTTTTTTCACGGCTTTGGCGCCGACTGCAATGACCTGTTTTCTTTAGGAGAAATGATCTCCACCAAGCAAACATACAACTGGCTTTTCCCGAATGGAATTTTGGAAGTTCCTATTGGCCCCGCTTGGATGGGACGCGCATGGTGGACGATTGATATGATGGAAATCCAGCGAGCTGCAGAGCGTGGGGAACACCGCGACTTCAGCAATGATACGCCGAAAGGTCTTCCGAAAGCTTACGATGCTGCCATGGAAATGATCCGTCAGCTTAAAGTTCCTTGGAATCAAATTGTTTTAGGCGGTTTTAGTCAGGGAGCCATGCTCGCCACAGAACTTTATTTGCGTGCACCGGAAACTCCCAAAGGTCTTGTGATTATGTCGGGAACTCTTTTGCACCAAGAAGAGTGGAAAAAATTAGCTCCAAATCGCGCTGGCCAACGTTTCTTCCAAAGTCATGGCGAAATGGACCCTGTTTTAGGAATCAAACAAGCTCGCCAGCTTGAAACTTTGCTCACGCAAGCCGGAATGAAAGGCTCTTTGCAAAGTTTCCGTGGAGGACACGAAATCCCCACGCAAACTATTATGAAAATCGGCGAATACTTAAATAATATTTAA
- a CDS encoding NAD-dependent epimerase/dehydratase family protein yields MKVLVIGGTRYFGKRLVHSLINEGHEIWIVSRGQVEDDFGAKVHRLKADRNNKSELVKAVDRLKFDVVVDQVCMNAEQAKAAVEIFAEKTPFYIMTSTMSVYNWGANLREEEVNPFMYHAQTPKNPMEEYAEGKRSAENVFANQNFFKWAFARFPVVVGEDDYTLRLYNQVKRVKEGSPIYYPNLEARFSFITSEDAARSLLWLIHGRREGIFNFASEDVLKLGDLVGMIEKMTGKKANLLKEPSEEAWSPFGIPSDWFMNVEKAKAEGFQAKPLKEWMGPLLQKMN; encoded by the coding sequence ATGAAAGTTCTCGTTATCGGTGGCACAAGATATTTTGGAAAAAGATTGGTTCATTCTTTAATCAACGAAGGACATGAAATCTGGATAGTCTCTCGCGGGCAAGTGGAAGACGATTTCGGCGCCAAAGTGCATCGTCTAAAGGCAGATCGTAACAATAAGTCAGAGCTTGTTAAAGCTGTCGACAGACTTAAGTTCGATGTCGTGGTTGATCAAGTGTGCATGAATGCGGAACAAGCGAAGGCCGCTGTTGAGATCTTTGCGGAGAAGACTCCGTTCTACATTATGACTTCGACAATGTCCGTTTACAATTGGGGCGCAAATCTTCGTGAAGAAGAAGTGAATCCGTTCATGTACCACGCGCAAACTCCAAAAAACCCGATGGAAGAATACGCCGAAGGAAAAAGATCCGCAGAAAATGTTTTCGCGAATCAAAACTTTTTTAAATGGGCCTTTGCGCGTTTCCCTGTCGTTGTCGGCGAAGACGACTATACTTTGCGATTGTATAATCAAGTGAAGAGAGTCAAAGAGGGTTCTCCAATTTATTATCCGAACTTAGAAGCGCGTTTTTCATTTATCACTTCTGAAGATGCCGCAAGATCTTTGCTGTGGTTGATTCATGGAAGACGCGAAGGAATTTTCAATTTTGCATCAGAAGATGTTTTAAAACTCGGTGATCTCGTTGGAATGATTGAAAAGATGACTGGTAAAAAAGCCAACCTTTTAAAGGAACCCTCAGAAGAAGCTTGGTCTCCGTTTGGCATTCCTTCGGATTGGTTTATGAACGTCGAGAAAGCCAAAGCCGAAGGATTTCAAGCAAAGCCCCTCAAAGAGTGGATGGGGCCGCTTCTGCAGAAAATGAATTAA
- a CDS encoding RecQ family ATP-dependent DNA helicase, with translation MQADVVVPDTDILKKYFNLSQFRRGQKEIIDAVLAKKDVLAVLPTGGGKSLCYQYPAVHLQKLVVVISPLIALMKDQVMALQRHGIPAGCLHSGQSDDEKREVFAELNKGGAFVLYLSPERAQKEGFQKWIQQRQIGLFAVDEAHCVSQWGHDFREEYAQLSILKKLCPHVPVLALTASATPTVLDDISKQLNLQKPERMVHGFYRSNLYYQVELCENEDAKVDFLLQSIKNTPSGRIIVYCGTRKITESIAVLLEKKFAQVGFYHAGLSAETRAQTQDAYAHGDLRILVATNAFGMGIDQPDVRLVVHYQIPANIDALYQEMGRGGRDGDESTCLTLYSKKDKGLQSYFIHNSEAPEEIKSARWRNLDALVNYAEGGECRHAEILTYYKDSQRIERCGHCDSCDPKSSRRVLKPITPFVKLDQTLEVIKSTLKKTKKSKASDLELDDVQEERFEKLKKWRKEKAKELDAPAFVVFSDQTLKHLAIKNPRSLDEMRSVYGIGDAKLEKFGWDVLAELT, from the coding sequence ATGCAAGCAGACGTTGTGGTTCCTGATACGGATATTCTTAAAAAGTATTTCAATTTGTCGCAGTTTCGTCGCGGACAAAAGGAAATCATCGACGCTGTTCTTGCTAAAAAAGACGTTCTTGCCGTTTTGCCTACCGGAGGCGGAAAGTCTTTGTGTTATCAGTATCCCGCAGTTCATTTGCAAAAATTGGTTGTCGTGATTTCACCATTGATCGCTTTGATGAAAGATCAAGTGATGGCACTGCAAAGACACGGTATTCCTGCGGGCTGTTTGCACTCCGGCCAATCCGACGATGAAAAAAGAGAAGTCTTTGCAGAGCTCAATAAAGGCGGTGCCTTTGTTTTGTATTTATCTCCAGAGCGTGCGCAAAAAGAAGGCTTCCAAAAATGGATTCAGCAACGCCAAATCGGTTTGTTTGCTGTCGATGAAGCGCACTGTGTTTCGCAATGGGGTCATGACTTCCGTGAAGAGTATGCGCAGTTAAGCATTCTTAAAAAACTGTGTCCGCATGTTCCGGTTCTGGCTTTGACGGCGTCGGCGACTCCTACGGTGTTGGACGATATTTCCAAACAGTTAAACCTGCAAAAGCCTGAGCGCATGGTCCACGGGTTTTATCGTTCTAATTTGTATTATCAAGTAGAGCTTTGTGAAAACGAAGACGCGAAAGTGGATTTTCTTTTACAAAGTATTAAGAACACACCGTCAGGAAGAATCATCGTTTACTGCGGAACTCGGAAGATCACAGAGTCGATAGCGGTTTTGTTAGAAAAGAAATTTGCGCAAGTGGGTTTTTATCACGCAGGACTTTCTGCTGAAACAAGAGCGCAAACTCAAGATGCTTATGCCCATGGTGACTTAAGAATTCTTGTGGCGACAAATGCATTCGGTATGGGCATTGACCAACCGGATGTGCGTTTGGTGGTGCATTACCAAATTCCTGCAAACATTGATGCTCTTTATCAAGAGATGGGGCGCGGTGGTCGTGACGGTGATGAGTCCACATGTCTGACCTTGTATTCGAAAAAAGACAAAGGTTTGCAGTCTTATTTCATTCATAATTCCGAAGCACCTGAAGAAATCAAAAGTGCCCGTTGGCGCAACCTCGATGCTTTAGTGAACTATGCTGAGGGCGGCGAGTGCCGTCACGCAGAGATCTTGACGTATTATAAAGATTCCCAACGCATCGAGCGCTGTGGGCATTGTGATTCTTGCGATCCGAAATCATCTCGTCGTGTTTTAAAGCCGATCACACCGTTTGTGAAGCTGGATCAAACTTTGGAAGTGATCAAATCCACTTTAAAGAAAACGAAAAAGTCCAAGGCTTCTGATCTTGAGCTTGATGATGTTCAAGAAGAGCGTTTTGAGAAGCTTAAAAAATGGCGCAAAGAAAAAGCCAAAGAGCTCGATGCTCCGGCCTTTGTGGTTTTCAGTGATCAGACTTTAAAACATCTGGCGATTAAAAATCCACGCAGTCTTGATGAAATGCGCTCCGTGTACGGCATTGGTGATGCCAAGCTTGAAAAGTTTGGCTGGGATGTTTTGGCCGAACTGACTTAA
- a CDS encoding penicillin-binding transpeptidase domain-containing protein, protein MKSRIVVIFVGILALWSMLILRAGYLQFLPNDRLNSLQNRQFQTKVTLQARRGAIVDSNGRDLAMSTTAYSLYADPKILENKKLAAKKLSKVLNQSYESVYTKIKDGSRRFVWIQRMLEQDKADEIKSWDMRGLSFVEEWRRVYPNETLLAQTLGFLGSEGQGLEGLELGYNQILAGNQKKVSVKRDARGRPLINDGLMFIENPEGNELRLTVDSELQYRLESELANAVSTFEADHAVGVILDAKTSAVLALASAPTFDVNKAGKAQAEYRRNKIVTDAFEPGSTMKTFVIASALRDSLVQPNTKFYCEKGSFKVGDRIIREAETKEKFEDLTVSEILAVSSNVGTTKIAFKMGADRLRQGLLDFGFGQRLGADLPGEARGMVQALPWRQHLLSNISFGHGISVTPLQMANAFAAIANGGVLNTPYIVQSVRDAETGILTETPVKPIRRVLTPEQAAQMRAMLVGVTTKGGTGGNARVDGFMVGGKTGTAQKVNPNGRGYLKGAYVSSFGGFIPANDPKFVIYIAVDSPRKAYYGATVAAPLFSRMASYAVRKEGIAPLPMAEESTVNPKLRKIAAETKPIPKVQPKEVLTAAELDKVTAVATGETVPNFMNMTTREVLRRINGQDIKVKFIGQGTVNEVSPNVGSPLPESKEVTVILK, encoded by the coding sequence TTGAAATCACGTATTGTTGTTATCTTTGTAGGTATTTTAGCTCTGTGGTCGATGCTGATCTTGCGTGCCGGTTATTTGCAATTCTTGCCGAATGATCGTTTGAACTCTTTGCAGAATCGCCAGTTTCAAACCAAAGTAACCTTGCAAGCCCGCCGGGGAGCGATTGTGGATAGCAATGGTCGTGATCTAGCGATGTCGACAACGGCGTACTCGTTGTATGCCGATCCAAAAATTTTAGAGAATAAAAAACTCGCGGCAAAAAAATTGTCCAAAGTTTTAAACCAATCTTATGAATCCGTTTACACAAAAATCAAAGACGGCAGCCGTCGTTTTGTGTGGATTCAAAGAATGTTGGAACAAGACAAAGCTGATGAAATCAAATCTTGGGACATGCGCGGTCTTTCTTTTGTTGAAGAGTGGCGCCGCGTTTACCCGAATGAAACTTTGCTTGCGCAGACTTTGGGATTCTTAGGCAGTGAAGGCCAAGGACTTGAAGGCTTGGAACTTGGTTACAATCAAATTCTTGCGGGCAACCAAAAGAAAGTTTCCGTGAAACGTGATGCGCGTGGAAGACCTCTGATCAACGACGGGCTTATGTTCATTGAAAATCCTGAGGGAAATGAACTGCGTCTGACAGTGGATTCAGAACTGCAATACCGTCTTGAAAGTGAACTTGCAAACGCGGTTTCGACGTTTGAAGCCGATCATGCGGTTGGCGTTATTTTAGATGCAAAGACTTCGGCGGTTTTAGCTTTGGCTTCAGCACCTACGTTCGATGTAAATAAAGCGGGTAAAGCTCAGGCAGAGTACCGTCGTAATAAAATTGTGACAGATGCTTTTGAGCCAGGTTCGACAATGAAGACCTTTGTGATTGCATCGGCTCTTCGCGATTCCTTGGTGCAACCAAACACAAAGTTCTACTGTGAAAAAGGAAGCTTTAAAGTCGGCGACCGTATTATCAGAGAGGCCGAAACCAAAGAAAAATTTGAAGACCTTACAGTTTCAGAAATTCTTGCTGTGTCATCGAATGTCGGAACAACCAAGATCGCTTTCAAAATGGGAGCCGATCGTCTGCGCCAAGGTCTTTTGGATTTTGGTTTCGGTCAAAGATTGGGTGCGGATCTTCCGGGGGAAGCGCGCGGTATGGTGCAAGCTCTTCCTTGGCGTCAGCATTTATTAAGTAATATTTCTTTTGGTCATGGTATCTCTGTCACTCCTTTGCAGATGGCCAATGCGTTTGCAGCGATCGCCAACGGTGGCGTTTTAAATACGCCCTACATCGTTCAATCAGTTCGTGATGCGGAAACGGGAATCCTAACGGAAACTCCTGTGAAGCCGATCCGTCGTGTGTTAACTCCAGAGCAAGCAGCACAAATGCGCGCGATGCTTGTCGGTGTGACGACGAAAGGCGGAACTGGTGGAAATGCGCGTGTTGATGGATTTATGGTCGGTGGTAAAACAGGAACGGCGCAAAAGGTAAATCCGAATGGACGTGGTTATCTTAAAGGCGCTTATGTTTCTAGCTTCGGTGGATTTATTCCAGCTAATGATCCGAAGTTTGTGATTTACATCGCAGTCGATTCTCCAAGAAAAGCTTATTACGGTGCGACGGTAGCGGCTCCTCTATTTTCGCGCATGGCCTCATACGCTGTTCGTAAAGAAGGTATTGCGCCACTTCCGATGGCTGAAGAATCTACGGTGAATCCAAAACTCCGTAAGATCGCCGCGGAAACAAAACCAATTCCAAAAGTTCAACCGAAAGAAGTTTTAACTGCGGCAGAGTTGGACAAGGTCACTGCGGTTGCAACGGGAGAAACAGTTCCTAACTTTATGAACATGACCACACGTGAAGTTCTTCGTCGTATCAATGGCCAAGATATCAAAGTGAAATTTATCGGTCAGGGCACAGTCAATGAAGTCTCTCCGAATGTCGGTTCTCCACTTCCAGAGAGCAAAGAAGTCACCGTCATTTTAAAATAA
- a CDS encoding histidine kinase: MSSENFRQLKPFFSILLIIATLFSIVFLQMEERRMGYSVLKLTREHKKVWEEKRVKEIALAKITRPQLLDSVAQQKFTLKKVQANQIIHLSGALSEEVDKVVNKGIAKKDL, translated from the coding sequence ATGAGCTCGGAAAACTTTAGGCAGTTAAAGCCTTTTTTCAGTATTCTACTTATCATCGCAACTTTGTTTTCTATCGTCTTCTTGCAGATGGAAGAACGTCGCATGGGTTACAGCGTTCTTAAACTCACTCGCGAACATAAAAAAGTGTGGGAAGAAAAACGCGTGAAAGAAATCGCCTTAGCGAAAATCACGCGCCCGCAGCTTTTGGACAGCGTCGCTCAACAAAAGTTCACTCTTAAAAAAGTTCAGGCCAATCAGATCATTCATCTGAGCGGAGCCCTTTCGGAAGAAGTGGATAAAGTTGTGAACAAAGGTATTGCGAAAAAGGATCTGTAA
- the rsmH gene encoding 16S rRNA (cytosine(1402)-N(4))-methyltransferase RsmH encodes MKKYKPKSGERIEIVEDFIPPKVELPFEFSPEHYPVLLQEVLAAFYPYRQKENTTYFDGTFGRGGHYSAMRYVIPQMKATVMDQDLAAINHAKTKFQTDVEKGQLNVIHGNFSQFSEHNLKNFDMMLLDLGVSSPQLDQADRGFSFYHDGPLDMRMNQQQGLTAEMLINTASEEELIRIFKEYGEVHRPARVVRAIVHDRKEKAFQSTKQLAGLIERVDGWQIKGFHPATKYFMALRLAVNSELEVVEQAIPAMINALNPGGRLAVISFHSLEDRIVKNIFKGSENLGRAVNKKVIVPTQEECDRNSRSRSAKLRIFERSAQDELGKL; translated from the coding sequence ATGAAGAAGTACAAACCGAAATCAGGTGAGAGAATTGAAATTGTTGAAGACTTTATCCCGCCAAAGGTCGAGCTTCCCTTCGAGTTTTCACCTGAACATTACCCTGTTTTGCTTCAAGAAGTGCTCGCGGCGTTTTATCCCTATCGACAAAAAGAAAATACAACTTACTTTGATGGGACTTTTGGGCGCGGTGGTCACTACTCGGCAATGAGATACGTGATTCCCCAGATGAAAGCCACGGTCATGGACCAAGATCTAGCCGCCATCAATCACGCAAAAACGAAATTCCAGACTGATGTCGAGAAGGGCCAGTTAAACGTAATACATGGAAACTTCTCGCAGTTTTCAGAACATAATCTAAAAAACTTTGATATGATGCTCTTAGATCTAGGTGTGAGTTCGCCGCAATTGGACCAGGCGGACCGAGGCTTTAGTTTTTATCACGATGGCCCCTTAGATATGCGAATGAATCAGCAACAAGGATTGACGGCTGAGATGCTAATTAATACGGCTTCTGAGGAAGAACTCATTCGAATCTTCAAAGAGTACGGCGAAGTCCATCGCCCGGCTCGTGTCGTGCGCGCGATCGTTCATGATCGTAAAGAAAAGGCATTTCAATCAACGAAACAACTTGCGGGTCTTATTGAGCGCGTGGATGGATGGCAAATCAAAGGCTTTCATCCCGCGACGAAATATTTTATGGCATTGCGATTGGCAGTGAATTCAGAGCTGGAAGTGGTTGAGCAGGCGATCCCTGCGATGATCAACGCTTTGAATCCCGGCGGTCGTTTGGCTGTGATCTCGTTTCATTCGCTGGAAGACCGTATCGTGAAAAACATCTTCAAAGGTTCGGAGAATCTTGGAAGAGCTGTGAATAAAAAAGTAATTGTTCCCACTCAGGAAGAGTGTGACAGAAATTCTCGCTCGCGTTCGGCGAAGCTAAGAATCTTCGAGAGGAGTGCTCAGGATGAGCTCGGAAAACTTTAG
- a CDS encoding uracil phosphoribosyltransferase produces the protein MAFQQELSHLYGPQVHIIDNPFLSGLLARLCSPGCYQPEINRIVEVLYTHLISVTVNNEFDIEHFEESTRMTETHPDKKLKGKRIASHQKAVSINLARAGTYPSHICYNFLHFALPAQNVRQDHIFAARVTNNKDMVTGAEFGGMKIGGDVQGAHVIFPDPMGATGNTMVTAVSHYKTHIQGPAKKFIALNLIVTPEYLKNVLTVHPDVVIYALRLDRGLSPQAVLDATPGQYWDQERGLNDKHYIVPGGGGFGEIMNNSFV, from the coding sequence ATGGCATTTCAACAAGAGTTGAGTCACCTCTATGGGCCTCAAGTGCATATCATCGACAATCCGTTTTTAAGCGGACTGCTGGCGCGTTTGTGTTCGCCAGGTTGTTATCAACCTGAAATCAATCGCATCGTGGAAGTTCTTTACACGCATTTGATTTCAGTCACCGTGAACAATGAATTTGATATTGAGCACTTCGAAGAATCCACTCGCATGACAGAGACTCATCCCGATAAGAAACTCAAAGGCAAGCGCATTGCTTCTCATCAAAAAGCCGTCAGTATTAACCTTGCGCGTGCCGGGACTTATCCGAGTCATATTTGTTATAACTTTCTGCATTTTGCTCTGCCCGCTCAGAACGTTCGCCAAGATCATATTTTTGCAGCTCGGGTGACGAACAACAAAGACATGGTCACTGGAGCTGAGTTTGGCGGAATGAAAATCGGGGGCGACGTGCAAGGGGCTCATGTGATTTTCCCGGACCCTATGGGGGCTACGGGGAACACCATGGTGACCGCCGTTTCCCACTATAAAACGCATATTCAGGGGCCTGCTAAGAAATTTATCGCCTTAAACCTGATCGTCACCCCTGAGTATTTGAAGAATGTTCTCACTGTGCACCCTGACGTCGTGATCTATGCCTTAAGACTTGACCGAGGGCTATCGCCTCAGGCAGTTTTAGATGCAACTCCGGGCCAATATTGGGATCAAGAACGCGGTTTGAACGACAAACACTATATCGTTCCAGGCGGCGGTGGTTTCGGTGAAATCATGAACAACTCTTTTGTGTAG
- the hpt gene encoding hypoxanthine phosphoribosyltransferase: MTNLSLKPYITEEKIQQKVKELGATLSKKFKNEKVVAVCVLKGSFMFYSDLIRNIDADITCEFFGVSSYHGGTSSSGEVKVTLDLASPVEGCHVILVEDIVDTGLTMNYLKNSILSRKPKSLTTIALLEKPDALKVKCDLDHVGFKIQNEFVVGYGLDYQGYYRNLPYIAQVQNFQ, from the coding sequence ATGACAAATCTTTCACTTAAACCCTACATCACTGAAGAAAAAATTCAGCAAAAGGTTAAAGAGTTGGGCGCGACTCTTTCAAAGAAATTTAAAAATGAAAAAGTCGTTGCAGTGTGCGTGCTGAAAGGCTCGTTCATGTTCTACTCTGATTTGATCCGCAACATCGACGCTGACATCACTTGCGAATTCTTCGGCGTTTCTTCTTACCACGGTGGAACTTCTTCTTCCGGCGAAGTGAAAGTGACTTTGGATTTGGCAAGCCCGGTTGAAGGTTGCCACGTGATTCTTGTTGAAGACATCGTAGATACGGGTCTTACAATGAACTACCTAAAAAATTCTATCTTGTCTCGTAAACCTAAGAGCCTTACAACAATCGCTTTGCTTGAAAAGCCAGATGCTTTGAAAGTGAAATGCGATCTTGATCACGTGGGTTTCAAAATCCAAAATGAATTCGTAGTTGGTTACGGTTTGGATTACCAAGGTTACTACAGAAATCTTCCTTACATCGCGCAGGTTCAGAACTTCCAATAG